The nucleotide window CCTGGGCGGGGCCGCGGCGCCCGAAGACGTGGACGTCGGTGACCGGGGAGGCCGCCAGGGCCTGGGCGACATTGGCGGGGATCTCGGTGGTCATGAGGTCGGCGGAGTGCTTGGCCAGGACCCGGGCGATGTCCAGGGCCACATTGCCCACACCGATGACGGCCACCTCCTTGGCGCTCAGGTCCCAGGTGCGCGGGTGGTCGGGGTGCCCGTCGTACCAGGAGACGAAATCGGCGCCCCCATAGCACTCGGGAGCCTCGAGGCCGGGGATGTCCAGGGGGGCGTCGGTGTCGGCGCCGGTGGAGAAGACCAGGGCGTCGTAGTGCTCCTGGAGCTCGGCCACGCTGATGTCGCGGCCGACCTCGACATTGCCGACCAGGCGGATGTCACCGCGCTGGAGGATCTTGTACAGGGCGACGATGATCTGCTTGATGCGCGGGTGATCGGGGGCCACCCCGTAGCGCACCAGGCCGTAGGGGGCGGGCAGGCGCTCGAACAGGTCGATGCTCACGTCCAGGCCGGACTTGGACAGGATGTCTGCGGCGTAGATTCCGGCGGGGCCGGCGCCGACGACGGCAACGGAGAGCGGGCGGGTGTTCACTGTTCTCGTTCCTGACGGGTGGGGTAGCACGATGGCCCAGCACGGGCTGACTCCGCTCGGCGGAGTCCAGCGTCTGCGATGGGCCGGGCACAGTCTATGGACTCACCGGCCCACAACCCAGCCCGCATGGGCCGGAACCCGGTTTGAACCGCGTCACTCCACCCCGGCACCGGGAGCCCCGGACGCAAGCCGGCAGCGCCGAGGGCAGCGTTGGAAGGGGCGGCACGAGGGCGCACCGAGGGCCGGCAGCACCGGGGCATGAGCGGCACCGGGGCTCGCAGCAGAGGGCTCAGCCGCATGGGCGCGTGCAGCACCGAGCAGCACCGAGGGGGCGAGGCCGCGCCAGCAGCCCCGCCCCCTCAGGCGCTCATGCGCTCGGGCTCAGTCCTCCCGACGGCGCGCCCGCAGCAGCGCGGCGCCGGCGATGAGGGCCAGTCCCGCCATGAGGAGGGTTCCCAGGACGGCGGCTCCGGTACTGGCCAGCGGGCCACTGCCGGGGGCCGGGACCGCCGAGGAGGCGGGGTCGCCCGCCTGGCCGGGAGCTGCCGGGCCCTGCGATCCGGGGCCCTCCGGCCCGCCCGGGGCCGTGCCCGGGTCACCGGAGGCCTCCCCGTCGGGGGCCGGGCTCGTCGGATCCGCGCTCGGGTCCGACGTCGGGTCCTGGCTGGGGTCGGGACTCGGAGTGCCGGTGGGCTTGTCCCCGGCGTCCGCACTGGCATCCGCCGTCGGCGTGGCCGAGGGGGCCTGCGAGGGGGCAGCCGTGGGGCTCTCCGTGGCGCCGCCACTCGGCTCCTGGCTCGGGGCCTCGGTAGGCTCCTGGCTCGGGGCCTCGGTAGGCCCCTGGCTCGGGGCCTCGGTAGGCTCCTGACTAGGCCCCTGACTCGGCTCCTGGCTCGGGGCCTCGGTAGACCCCTGGCTCGGGGCCACGGTGGGCGCCTGGGTGGGCTCCTGCGTCGGGCTCGGCGAGGGCTCCGGCTTCGGCGGCGCGGCCACCGTGTGCTCCGTGGCGCAGCCCACCGCGTCATCACACCTGCCGCGCTTGTCGGTGGTGGTTGCGGTGTTGCTCAGCGCCTTGTTGCCGCCCTCCTTGACGGTCACCGAGTAGGTGATGGTCACCTCCTGGTCCTTGGCCAGGTCGCCGGTCCACGACAGGCGGTCGTTCTCGATGGAGGCGTCCCCCGAGGTGGCCCGGACGTCGCCGTTGTAGTCGGCGTCGTCGAGCACCTTGGACAGGTCATCACTGATCGCGGCCCCGGCCACCGCGCCGCCGCCGGCGTGGCGCACCGTGAGCGTGTACGTGATCGTCCCACCGATGGCGACCTCACTGCCCGAGGCCGGATCCGCCGTCTTGGACAGCACGAAGGCCGCCGGCGTCAGCGTGTGCTCCGTGGTGCAGCCCACGGCATCATCACAGGCTCCGCGATCATCATCGGTGGTCGCCGTGTTGGTCAGGGCGGCGTCACCGCCCTCCTTGACGGTCACCGAGTAGGTGATGGTCACCTCCTGGTCCTTGGCCAGGTCGCCGGTCCACGACAGGCGGCCGTTCTCGATGGAGGCGTCCCCCGAGGTGGCCTGGACGTCGCTGTTGTAGACGGCGTCGTCGAGCACCTTGGACAGGTCATCACTGATCCGCGCTGCGCGCACGGGCAGGTCCCCGCGGCTGCGGACAGTCACGGTGTAGGAGATCTTGTCCCCCGCTGCCACCTTGCCGCCCGTGGCGGGGTCGGCGGTCTTGGAGAACTCGAAGGAGGCCGTGCCCTTGGGGCTCACGGACTCATCGTCGCCGGCCTTGACCTCGGTTCCGCGCGGCGAGGTGCCCGTGACCGAGGCGGCATTGACCACGCTCTTACCGGCCTCCAGATCCTCGGCCTTGACCGTGTAGCGGGCCGTCCACACCAGGGTCTGGCCGGGGGCCAGCTGGTCGGGCGTACCAGTCGACTGGTCGGCCTGGAGGGCGGGGGCCGCATCAAGGGCGATCCTCTGGCCCTGGGCGTTGGTGAAGGAGTCCTCGCTCAGAGTCACACCACTGAGGATGGCATGGCCGTCGTTGGTGGCGGTGAAGGTGTAGGTGACCACCTCACCGGCCGCGACCTCGGTGACGTCAGCCGCCTTGACCAGAGCGATCGAGGGCCTGACGATGCCGGCGTCCACATGGGCGATGTCCGTGCCGGCAGGCATGACCACCGCGGCGGCCACGCCCTGGCCATCGGCATCGGAGTCGAGCTCGCGGTCGTCCCCGGTCGTGGTGGCGGTGAACTCGTACCCCTGATCCTTCAGGGCCTGGGGGATGGTGAAGGCCACCGTGTAGCCCTTGGCGTCGGAGGACCGCAGCCCGGTGAAGGCGTAGTTGCCCGCCGAGTCGGTGCGAGTGCTGAGCTTGACGGGATTGCCCAGGTCATCGACGCCGGTGAGGGCCACCTCCGCATCGCTCACCCCGCGCTCGCCGGAGTCCTGGATGCCGTTGCCGTTCTCATCGACCCAGAAGCGGTCGCCGATGGAGGAGGCGATGGCGCGCTCGGGGCGGGACAGCGGGCCGACCGTGTTCTCCAGTCCTGTGGCCGCGGCGGCCACGGTGTTGACGAAGCTGTCCCCACCGGAGTCGCCCACTCCCCGCATCGACAGGTCGAGCTCGATGACCGAGCGCGAGGCCATGACGCCGGGCTGGCGCACGCGCACCGCGGTGACCTCGGCGGCCGAGGCGGGGCAGACGCCCGTCCCGGTCACCACGGCTCCGCCTGCCGGGGCGTCACACCAGGCGGTCGTCCCGTTGGCCCCATTGGTCGGGTCCTTCGGATCGACGGCGACCTGGGCGGCACTGGTGTACTGGATGGTCACCCCCGCCCCCTTGAGGACCTCGGCCTCGACGAAGGTGAAGGCGCCGGTGAAGTCGGTGTCCCCCACACCATTGCGCGGCAGGACGTCGATGATCTCGGGGTCCTCGACCTTCGTGGCATCCGAGCCGGGCAGGGTGTTGGTCAGCCGGATGCGCCACTTGTTGAGCTCATCGGTGGCCTGGCCCTCCCGGTTGACCTGGACCACCGGGGTCAGCGCCACCTTCTCCAGCTTGACGCCGGCGATGTTGGAGATCTGGACGTCGGCGGCGGAGGTGCGCTGCGCGGGGGTGGAGGCGTCGCCCTGGGCCCAGACCTGGACCCTGTTGGTGTGCACCCCATCACGGGCCGTCGGGGAGACCTCGGCGGTCAGGATGATGGGCTCGATGGCGGCGTTGACCTCCTGGGAGGGGATGACCCAGCGGATGTAGGTCTGGCCTGGGGAGCAGGCGGGCCGCTTGGCGTCGTCGGGGGTGGAGCCCTTGCTCACCAGGGCCGGCTCCACGGAGGCGGAGGTGTAGTCCTGCGAGTCGGGCAGGCAGTCCTCCACCCACAGCTCCTTGGTCTGCCCGGGCACGGAGACCGCCGAGGACAGGGAGGGCTTGAGCTGGTACTGGACCGTGTCGTAGCCGGTGACACTGGGCGGGGTCTTGCTGAAGTCGCCACTGTCGCCCTTGCGCACGGTCTTGTCGATGCGCGCCTG belongs to Actinomyces capricornis and includes:
- a CDS encoding DUF7927 domain-containing protein — its product is MTAAACASALFLGLGATASAAPHQAVPAAARHGIAPAALTANDLSLTVTVSEDGTADFSADDTPGNDSGSKNGIVRVNDTVTYALEYVVRSATADNLTFSVTLPKGMEVVELPGYCTGAGSSVSPKTAGAASLPLKANSLDELSSQTVTCNVGTKEAATDKVYLTAKVSNLVPNGQALTLTAASVTADGLAAPVPATSLPSVTASSRLKWDVSKNSIAPNANGGYVYGPAYSPCPWDKSTGCFITGYTVQVSSLDRGKGAMPATGDITVTDDLSFEGLYPQLSPEQINQLKADPEKYGSRAYPSVRNYLAPGSKVGITENGVALTATNAVPDSGTLVLDQPGGPGTPVTMTIKNPDTSLRTVPTQAARPAGTALPADRAYAVALAFDVYTPAAVVKDFGLADASGTSWTLPTENRFKDLDITGLAPTDKQATSDQPEWNDSRRTNPNVSVGGAFTKYFAGVPGAPGNMTPTEFVPGDRWLAEGPVGGATERSGGITAAPGQEILSLLYTRGSNPLLPTPISTVMCDAWDNTKLHLKAKDYPASTTAGGQSLPSGGSAVWVSGYNNLANEAGTDARDAVPGDQVPAIKVQYSAMPGATGETSRCGEEQGPWYDDPAQVPGNDPARAAEGVYTGVARVRVHTVLPEPVGAFPAFATGFRMQVAIGLEVADSGEPAGTPLPNWAAFKRVIGSQTDLPGVISAKDHWNQSTYDPTTHVGIRGDRLLLADVQARIDKTVRKGDSGDFSKTPPSVTGYDTVQYQLKPSLSSAVSVPGQTKELWVEDCLPDSQDYTSASVEPALVSKGSTPDDAKRPACSPGQTYIRWVIPSQEVNAAIEPIILTAEVSPTARDGVHTNRVQVWAQGDASTPAQRTSAADVQISNIAGVKLEKVALTPVVQVNREGQATDELNKWRIRLTNTLPGSDATKVEDPEIIDVLPRNGVGDTDFTGAFTFVEAEVLKGAGVTIQYTSAAQVAVDPKDPTNGANGTTAWCDAPAGGAVVTGTGVCPASAAEVTAVRVRQPGVMASRSVIELDLSMRGVGDSGGDSFVNTVAAAATGLENTVGPLSRPERAIASSIGDRFWVDENGNGIQDSGERGVSDAEVALTGVDDLGNPVKLSTRTDSAGNYAFTGLRSSDAKGYTVAFTIPQALKDQGYEFTATTTGDDRELDSDADGQGVAAAVVMPAGTDIAHVDAGIVRPSIALVKAADVTEVAAGEVVTYTFTATNDGHAILSGVTLSEDSFTNAQGQRIALDAAPALQADQSTGTPDQLAPGQTLVWTARYTVKAEDLEAGKSVVNAASVTGTSPRGTEVKAGDDESVSPKGTASFEFSKTADPATGGKVAAGDKISYTVTVRSRGDLPVRAARISDDLSKVLDDAVYNSDVQATSGDASIENGRLSWTGDLAKDQEVTITYSVTVKEGGDAALTNTATTDDDRGACDDAVGCTTEHTLTPAAFVLSKTADPASGSEVAIGGTITYTLTVRHAGGGAVAGAAISDDLSKVLDDADYNGDVRATSGDASIENDRLSWTGDLAKDQEVTITYSVTVKEGGNKALSNTATTTDKRGRCDDAVGCATEHTVAAPPKPEPSPSPTQEPTQAPTVAPSQGSTEAPSQEPSQGPSQEPTEAPSQGPTEAPSQEPTEAPSQEPSGGATESPTAAPSQAPSATPTADASADAGDKPTGTPSPDPSQDPTSDPSADPTSPAPDGEASGDPGTAPGGPEGPGSQGPAAPGQAGDPASSAVPAPGSGPLASTGAAVLGTLLMAGLALIAGAALLRARRRED